From the genome of Streptomyces sp. NBC_01317, one region includes:
- a CDS encoding low molecular weight protein-tyrosine-phosphatase translates to MASPYRVCFVCTGNICRSPIAASVFRARLTEAGLDTLVEVDSAGTGGWHEGDGADPRAAAVLEAHGYDSAHTARQFRASWFAHLDLVIALDAGHLRDLRRLAPTPADAAKVRLLRAYDPDVPPSGDLDVADPYYGDLAGFEECLESVEAASEGLLSTVRTAVEEAA, encoded by the coding sequence ATGGCGTCCCCCTACCGCGTGTGCTTCGTCTGCACCGGGAACATCTGCCGCTCACCCATCGCCGCGTCCGTCTTCCGCGCCCGCCTGACCGAAGCGGGGCTGGACACCCTCGTCGAGGTGGACAGCGCCGGCACCGGCGGCTGGCACGAAGGCGACGGCGCCGACCCGCGCGCCGCCGCCGTCCTCGAAGCACACGGATACGACAGCGCCCACACGGCCCGCCAGTTCCGGGCCTCCTGGTTCGCGCACCTCGACCTCGTGATCGCCCTCGACGCCGGACACCTGCGGGACCTGCGGCGCCTGGCACCGACCCCCGCGGACGCCGCGAAGGTACGGCTGCTGCGCGCGTACGACCCCGACGTACCGCCGTCCGGCGATCTCGACGTGGCCGACCCGTACTACGGGGATCTGGCAGGCTTCGAGGAATGCCTGGAGAGCGTGGAGGCCGCGAGCGAGGGCCTGCTCAGCACCGTACGTACAGCAGTGGAGGAGGCGGCATGA
- a CDS encoding phage holin family protein, with protein MKNFVVKTIANAGALAVAIWLIHDITLAGDSTAGNALSLVLVALLFGLVNVIVKPLVKLLTLPLFILTLGLITLVINALMLLLTSWLADKLTLDFHVDGFWTAVLGGLIISVVSWALNVALPDDED; from the coding sequence ATGAAGAATTTCGTAGTCAAGACGATCGCCAACGCCGGGGCGCTGGCGGTCGCCATCTGGCTGATCCACGACATCACCCTGGCGGGCGACAGCACCGCCGGGAACGCCTTGTCCCTGGTGCTCGTCGCCCTGCTCTTCGGCCTGGTCAACGTGATCGTCAAGCCGTTGGTGAAGCTGCTCACACTGCCGCTGTTCATCCTCACCCTCGGGCTCATAACCCTGGTGATCAACGCCCTCATGCTGCTCCTGACGTCCTGGCTCGCCGACAAGCTGACCCTGGACTTCCACGTGGACGGCTTCTGGACGGCCGTGCTCGGCGGGCTGATCATCTCCGTCGTGTCGTGGGCGCTCAACGTCGCGCTCCCCGACGACGAGGACTGA
- a CDS encoding cupin domain-containing protein, with the protein MKAFRLDELEAERAANDGAYLQFVRERNMSVGLYALDAGETDPQRPHSQDEVYFVVSGRASITVGMETTQVGRGSVVYVPAGVAHKFHHITEDLRVMVVFSPPEG; encoded by the coding sequence ATGAAGGCATTTCGACTTGACGAGCTGGAGGCGGAGCGCGCCGCCAACGACGGGGCGTATCTGCAATTCGTGCGGGAACGCAACATGTCCGTGGGGTTGTACGCGCTGGACGCCGGGGAGACCGACCCGCAGCGGCCGCACAGCCAGGACGAGGTGTACTTCGTCGTGAGCGGCCGGGCGTCGATCACGGTCGGGATGGAGACGACGCAGGTCGGCCGAGGCAGTGTGGTGTACGTGCCGGCGGGGGTGGCGCACAAGTTCCACCACATCACGGAGGATCTGCGGGTGATGGTGGTCTTCTCGCCGCCGGAGGGCTGA
- a CDS encoding DUF5326 family protein — translation MREIFTGMPWWVKWIAVPVIAIVVFGGLIATVLGILISLLFKLLLFVAIVGGLVYVVRKFLSSSSSSRDGW, via the coding sequence GTGCGGGAGATATTCACGGGGATGCCGTGGTGGGTCAAGTGGATCGCGGTGCCCGTGATCGCCATCGTCGTGTTCGGCGGGCTGATCGCCACGGTGCTCGGCATTCTGATCTCGCTGCTCTTCAAGCTGCTGCTCTTCGTCGCGATCGTCGGCGGGCTGGTCTATGTCGTACGGAAGTTCCTGTCGTCCTCGTCGTCGTCGCGCGACGGCTGGTAG
- a CDS encoding IclR family transcriptional regulator yields MATAATAPRTPVPTLIGSVRRALRLLEAAASHPGGAPAKQLAREAGLPLPTAYHLLRTLTHEGYLRRERGVFVLGDAAQRLVRGEGVQNRRSKITDAIGRWRDTIGVPVYFAVYHEGEIDLVSVADSPARPAVAEWADFRETGHAHAIGLCLLNQLDDASRDDHLDRHPVSPLTSHSVRDRVALLERLGSLGRTEPVVERQEYALGTVCAAVPVSAGTTAGALAISVPCHREDQLLPAVARLRREIGFLPTSVDFSISI; encoded by the coding sequence ATGGCCACAGCTGCCACGGCTCCACGTACCCCGGTGCCCACCCTCATCGGGTCGGTCCGGCGGGCGCTGCGGCTGCTGGAGGCGGCGGCCTCCCACCCCGGCGGCGCCCCCGCCAAACAGCTGGCCCGCGAGGCGGGACTTCCGCTGCCCACCGCGTACCACCTGCTGCGCACGCTCACGCACGAGGGTTACCTCCGGCGCGAGAGGGGGGTGTTCGTCCTCGGTGACGCCGCGCAGCGGCTGGTGCGTGGCGAGGGAGTGCAGAATCGTCGCAGCAAGATCACAGACGCGATCGGGCGCTGGCGGGACACGATCGGTGTCCCCGTCTACTTCGCGGTCTACCACGAGGGTGAGATCGACCTCGTGTCCGTGGCCGACAGCCCGGCGCGGCCGGCTGTCGCCGAGTGGGCCGACTTCCGCGAGACGGGCCACGCCCACGCGATCGGCCTCTGCCTGCTGAACCAGCTCGACGACGCGTCGCGTGACGATCACCTCGACCGCCATCCGGTGAGCCCTCTCACGTCCCATTCCGTACGGGACCGGGTCGCCCTGCTGGAGCGCCTGGGGTCGCTGGGGCGGACGGAGCCGGTGGTGGAGCGCCAGGAGTACGCGCTCGGCACGGTCTGTGCCGCCGTGCCCGTCAGCGCCGGGACGACGGCCGGCGCGTTGGCCATTTCCGTACCTTGCCATCGGGAGGATCAGCTACTTCCCGCCGTAGCACGGTTACGGAGAGAGATCGGATTTCTGCCGACCTCGGTCGACTTCTCTATCAGTATCTGA
- a CDS encoding SsgA family sporulation/cell division regulator → MRESVQAEVLMSFLVSEELSFRIPVELHYEMGDPYAVRMTFHLPGDAPVTWTFGRELLLDGINTPSGDGDVHISPTEPEDLSDVHIRLQVGEDHALFRVSAAPVVAFLDRTDRLVPLGQERTLGDFEGNLEEALGRILAEENAG, encoded by the coding sequence ATGCGCGAGTCGGTCCAGGCCGAGGTTCTGATGAGTTTCCTCGTTTCAGAGGAGCTCTCGTTCCGTATCCCGGTGGAACTGCACTACGAGATGGGGGATCCGTACGCGGTGCGGATGACCTTCCATCTGCCCGGCGACGCGCCCGTGACCTGGACCTTCGGCCGCGAGCTGCTGCTGGACGGCATCAACACGCCCAGTGGCGACGGTGACGTGCACATCTCGCCGACCGAGCCCGAGGATCTGTCGGACGTTCACATCCGGCTCCAGGTCGGTGAGGACCACGCGTTGTTCCGGGTGAGCGCCGCGCCGGTCGTGGCCTTCCTGGACCGTACGGACCGGCTGGTCCCGCTGGGCCAGGAGCGCACGCTCGGTGACTTCGAGGGCAACCTGGAGGAGGCGCTCGGCCGCATCCTGGCGGAGGAGAACGCGGGCTGA
- a CDS encoding YibE/F family protein, with protein MTSSQQSHETHGHTHSHGPAEPVSQHLRKVIAAVLIPFAAAVVVGLVVLWPGGAPAHERSGVGFDRQTEQGRVVKLQPVDCKDVNASQVPSTGDTSTPEGREAERAETGQCKKATVEVTSGKEKGRTFIEVVQPDAPRQFHVKQGVVLAYAPDAPHDLQYSVTDVDRHLPMALLAGIFALAVVVVGRLRGLMALIALAVSFGVLTLFILPAVLQGSNPLVVAVVGASAIMLIALYMCHGLTARTSVAVIGTLVSLLLIGLLGSIFIGWASLTGNTDDSTGLIHGLYPHIDMSGLLLAGVIIGSLGVLDDVTVTQTSAVWELHAADPSMGPRALYRAGIRIGRDHIASVVNTLVLAYAGAALPLLLLFSIARSGVGTVANSELVAEEIVRTLVGSIGLVASVPVTTALAALVVSADRSGAAGRETAPMVPGQGTAVRPHGSRGRRRRK; from the coding sequence GTGACCTCATCCCAGCAGAGCCACGAAACGCACGGCCACACGCACAGCCACGGGCCTGCCGAGCCGGTCTCCCAGCACCTCCGCAAGGTCATCGCGGCGGTGCTGATCCCGTTCGCCGCGGCCGTGGTCGTGGGTCTGGTCGTCCTGTGGCCCGGCGGCGCGCCCGCCCATGAGCGCTCGGGGGTCGGCTTCGACCGGCAGACCGAGCAGGGCCGGGTGGTGAAGCTCCAGCCGGTGGACTGCAAGGACGTGAACGCCTCCCAGGTCCCGTCGACCGGCGACACCTCGACCCCCGAGGGGCGGGAGGCGGAGCGGGCGGAGACCGGGCAGTGCAAGAAGGCCACGGTCGAGGTCACCAGCGGCAAGGAGAAGGGGCGCACCTTCATCGAGGTCGTCCAGCCGGACGCGCCACGGCAGTTTCACGTGAAACAAGGCGTCGTACTGGCGTACGCGCCCGACGCACCCCACGACCTCCAGTACTCGGTCACCGATGTCGACCGCCACCTCCCCATGGCCCTGCTCGCCGGGATCTTCGCCCTCGCGGTGGTCGTGGTGGGCCGGCTGCGCGGGCTCATGGCGCTGATCGCCCTGGCGGTCTCCTTCGGGGTGCTGACGCTCTTCATCCTGCCCGCGGTGCTGCAAGGCTCGAACCCGCTGGTCGTCGCGGTGGTCGGGGCCAGCGCGATCATGCTCATCGCGCTCTACATGTGCCACGGGCTGACCGCGAGAACCTCGGTCGCGGTCATCGGCACGCTGGTCTCCCTGTTGCTGATCGGACTGCTGGGCTCGATCTTCATCGGCTGGGCGAGCCTGACCGGCAACACCGACGACAGCACCGGCCTGATCCACGGGCTGTATCCGCACATCGACATGAGCGGTCTGCTGCTGGCCGGCGTGATCATCGGGTCGCTCGGTGTCCTCGACGACGTGACGGTGACCCAGACCTCGGCGGTCTGGGAACTGCACGCCGCGGACCCGTCGATGGGACCGCGCGCCCTCTACCGGGCGGGCATCCGCATCGGCCGCGACCACATCGCGTCCGTGGTCAACACGCTCGTCCTGGCCTACGCGGGCGCGGCGCTGCCGCTGCTGCTGCTCTTCTCCATCGCGCGGTCCGGCGTGGGAACGGTCGCCAACAGCGAGCTGGTGGCGGAGGAGATCGTACGGACCCTGGTCGGGTCGATCGGACTGGTCGCGTCCGTGCCGGTGACCACCGCCCTGGCGGCGCTGGTGGTCTCCGCGGACCGGTCGGGGGCCGCGGGGCGGGAGACGGCACCCATGGTGCCGGGACAGGGCACGGCAGTGCGCCCGCACGGCAGCAGGGGCCGCCGCCGCAGGAAGTGA
- the thiC gene encoding phosphomethylpyrimidine synthase ThiC, with product MTVQDAHTPASESDSPGESGNPGGAVDQNETERSIGWHKGYVQGSRPDLQVPVRQVHLTNGKDVTLYDTSGPYTDPTIETDVRRGLAPLRENWIIGRGDTEEYAGRPVRPEDDGLKHTSPRGGLRNLDAVFPGRPRQPRRGRDGQAVTQLAYARRGDVTPEMEYVAIRENVAPEVVRDEIAAGRAVLPANVNHPEIEPMIIGKRFLVKVNANIGNSAVTSSIEEEVDKMTWATKWGADTVMDLSTGRNIHTTREWVLRNSPVPIGTVPLYQALEKVDGKAEELTWDIYKDTVIEQAEQGVDYMTVHAGVLLRYVPLTARRKTGIVSRGGSIMAAWCLAHHKESFLYENFEELCDILAAYDVTYSLGDGLRPGSIADANDEAQFAELRTLGELNTIAKRHHVQTMIEGPGHVPMHKIKENIDLQQEICEEAPFYTLGPLTTDVAPAYDHITSGIGAAMIAWWGTAMLCYVTPKEHLGLPDRDDVKTGVITYKIAAHAADLAKGHAGAQEWDDALSDARFEFRWEDQFNLALDPDTARAFHDETLPAEPAKTAHFCSMCGPKFCSMKISQDIRRRHGGDLASEEIEAGMAEKSKEFAAAGNRVYLPLAD from the coding sequence ATGACCGTTCAGGACGCACACACGCCTGCCTCGGAATCGGATTCCCCGGGCGAATCGGGGAATCCGGGCGGGGCCGTGGATCAGAACGAGACCGAGAGGTCCATCGGCTGGCACAAGGGATACGTCCAGGGCTCGCGCCCCGACCTCCAGGTGCCCGTCCGTCAGGTGCATCTCACCAACGGCAAGGACGTGACGCTGTACGACACGTCCGGGCCGTACACCGACCCCACGATCGAGACGGATGTCCGCCGCGGGCTCGCGCCGCTGCGGGAGAACTGGATCATCGGGCGCGGTGACACCGAGGAGTACGCGGGCCGTCCGGTCCGCCCCGAGGACGACGGGCTCAAGCACACCTCGCCGCGCGGGGGGCTGCGGAACCTCGACGCGGTGTTCCCCGGCCGGCCGCGCCAGCCCCGGCGGGGCCGGGACGGGCAGGCGGTGACGCAGCTTGCGTACGCACGCCGTGGCGATGTCACTCCGGAGATGGAGTACGTCGCGATCCGGGAGAACGTCGCGCCCGAGGTCGTCCGTGACGAGATCGCCGCGGGCCGGGCCGTCCTGCCGGCGAACGTCAACCACCCGGAGATCGAGCCGATGATCATCGGCAAGCGGTTCCTGGTGAAGGTCAACGCCAACATCGGCAACTCCGCGGTCACCTCCTCCATCGAGGAGGAGGTGGACAAGATGACGTGGGCCACCAAGTGGGGCGCGGACACGGTCATGGACCTCTCGACCGGCCGCAACATCCACACCACCCGGGAGTGGGTGCTGCGCAACTCCCCCGTCCCCATCGGCACGGTGCCGCTCTACCAGGCGCTGGAGAAGGTCGACGGCAAGGCCGAGGAGCTGACCTGGGACATCTACAAGGACACGGTCATCGAGCAGGCCGAGCAGGGCGTCGACTACATGACCGTCCACGCGGGGGTGCTGCTGCGGTACGTGCCGCTGACCGCCCGCCGCAAGACCGGCATCGTCTCGCGCGGCGGCTCGATCATGGCCGCGTGGTGCCTGGCGCACCACAAGGAGTCGTTCCTGTACGAGAACTTCGAGGAGCTCTGCGACATCCTCGCCGCGTACGACGTGACGTACTCCCTCGGTGACGGCCTGCGGCCCGGGTCCATCGCGGACGCGAACGACGAGGCGCAGTTCGCCGAGCTGCGGACGCTGGGCGAGCTGAACACGATCGCCAAGCGGCACCACGTACAGACCATGATCGAGGGCCCCGGGCATGTCCCGATGCACAAGATCAAGGAGAATATCGACCTCCAGCAGGAGATCTGCGAGGAGGCGCCGTTCTACACGCTCGGCCCGCTGACGACCGATGTGGCGCCGGCGTACGACCACATCACCTCGGGCATTGGCGCGGCGATGATCGCCTGGTGGGGCACGGCGATGCTCTGCTACGTCACGCCCAAGGAGCACCTGGGGCTGCCGGACCGCGACGACGTGAAGACGGGTGTGATCACCTACAAGATCGCGGCTCACGCGGCGGACCTCGCCAAGGGGCACGCGGGGGCGCAGGAGTGGGACGACGCCCTGTCGGACGCCCGGTTCGAGTTCCGGTGGGAGGACCAGTTCAACCTGGCCCTCGACCCGGACACGGCGCGCGCGTTCCACGACGAGACGCTGCCGGCCGAGCCGGCGAAGACCGCGCATTTCTGCTCGATGTGCGGGCCGAAGTTCTGCTCGATGAAGATCTCGCAGGACATCAGGCGCCGGCACGGTGGTGACCTGGCGTCCGAGGAGATCGAGGCGGGCATGGCGGAGAAGTCGAAGGAGTTCGCGGCGGCCGGCAACCGGGTGTATCTGCCGCTCGCCGACTGA
- a CDS encoding metallophosphoesterase has translation MVEGSMTQGAGQGPAVRTATLRDFRVPPYAQVPVQSGQPGHPEQSGRQGYGHEAAHPSGHPGNAIPADEVPEGYTPTERDLPVIGPEGVTVQLHLAPDGLPEQGGPGPLYVVGDVHGYLDELLHALGEQGLIDSAGNWSAGNARLWFLGDFTDRGPDGIGVIDLVMRLSAEAAAAGGYCKALMGNHELLLLGAKRFGDTPVNSGAGTATFQAAWLLNGGQKTDMERLQDVHLQWMSRLDAVVEEDGHLLMHSDTTAYLDYGSSIDDVNDTVHQILTRNDADECWDVFRKLTKRFAFRDEGGTEAVQELLATYGGNRIVHGHSPIPYLLGEVGTEDAPDGEGGGPGVEGPHVYADGLAIAMDGGVTMAGKLLVVRLPLAD, from the coding sequence GTGGTGGAGGGGTCGATGACACAGGGGGCCGGTCAGGGACCCGCGGTGCGGACGGCGACGTTGCGCGACTTCCGCGTACCGCCGTACGCGCAGGTTCCCGTGCAGTCCGGGCAACCGGGGCATCCCGAACAGTCCGGGCGGCAGGGGTACGGCCACGAGGCCGCGCACCCGTCCGGGCATCCCGGCAACGCGATCCCCGCCGACGAGGTCCCGGAGGGTTACACACCGACCGAGCGCGACCTCCCGGTGATCGGCCCTGAGGGGGTGACCGTCCAGCTGCACCTGGCGCCCGACGGTCTTCCCGAGCAGGGCGGACCCGGCCCGCTCTACGTCGTCGGCGACGTGCACGGCTACCTGGACGAACTCCTCCACGCCCTCGGCGAGCAGGGCCTCATCGACTCCGCCGGCAACTGGTCGGCCGGCAACGCCCGGCTCTGGTTCCTCGGCGACTTCACCGACCGCGGCCCCGACGGCATCGGCGTCATCGACCTCGTGATGCGGCTCTCCGCCGAGGCGGCGGCGGCGGGCGGCTACTGCAAAGCCCTGATGGGCAATCACGAACTGTTGCTCCTGGGCGCCAAGCGGTTCGGCGACACCCCCGTCAACTCCGGCGCGGGCACGGCCACCTTCCAGGCCGCCTGGCTCCTCAACGGCGGCCAGAAGACCGACATGGAGCGCCTCCAGGACGTCCACCTCCAGTGGATGTCACGGCTCGACGCGGTGGTCGAGGAGGACGGGCATCTGCTGATGCACTCCGACACCACGGCCTACCTGGACTACGGCTCCTCCATCGACGACGTCAACGACACCGTCCACCAGATCCTCACCCGCAACGACGCGGACGAATGCTGGGACGTGTTCCGCAAGCTCACCAAACGCTTCGCGTTCCGTGACGAGGGGGGCACCGAGGCCGTCCAGGAACTGCTCGCCACGTACGGCGGAAACCGCATCGTCCATGGTCACAGCCCCATTCCCTATCTCCTGGGCGAGGTCGGCACCGAGGACGCCCCGGACGGCGAAGGCGGCGGCCCCGGGGTGGAGGGGCCCCACGTGTACGCCGACGGCCTGGCCATCGCCATGGACGGCGGAGTGACCATGGCGGGGAAACTGCTGGTCGTACGGCTTCCGCTGGCCGACTGA
- a CDS encoding LacI family DNA-binding transcriptional regulator: MTAAGKHQVSRTDTTRRGNRQGRAGIRDVAAAAGVSITTVSDALNGKGRLPDATRSHVREVAERLGYRPSAAARTLRTGKSGLIGLTVTTYGDEPFTFTEFAYFAEMARAATSAALARGYALVILPATSRHDVWANVALDGTVVIDPSDHDPVVTELVRQGLPVVSDGRPAGTLPVTAWVDNDHEAAVLDLLDHLADAGARRIGLLTGTTTDTYTRLSTSAYLSWCERVGQDPVYESYPAHDPCAGAVAADRLLARPDRPDAVYGLFDPNGTDLLAAARRYGLRVPEDLLLVCCSESTVYATTEPPITTLSLKPRRIGTAVIQLLIDAIEGINTGAPIEQVIPTELVVRTSSQRRPPRTTVSAPRSPAGD, translated from the coding sequence ATGACAGCAGCAGGGAAACACCAGGTGAGCCGGACGGACACAACCCGCCGGGGAAACCGGCAGGGTCGGGCGGGCATCCGGGACGTCGCAGCCGCAGCCGGTGTCTCCATCACGACTGTCTCGGACGCGCTCAACGGCAAGGGTCGCTTACCCGACGCCACGAGAAGCCACGTCCGAGAGGTCGCCGAGCGCCTCGGCTACCGTCCTTCCGCCGCCGCCAGAACCCTCCGTACCGGCAAATCGGGCCTCATCGGCCTGACCGTGACGACGTACGGGGATGAACCTTTCACCTTCACCGAATTCGCCTACTTCGCCGAGATGGCCAGGGCGGCCACCTCCGCCGCGCTGGCCCGGGGCTACGCCCTCGTCATCCTCCCCGCCACCTCACGCCACGACGTCTGGGCGAACGTCGCCCTCGACGGCACCGTCGTCATCGACCCCTCCGACCATGATCCGGTCGTCACCGAACTCGTACGCCAGGGTCTGCCCGTCGTCTCCGACGGCCGGCCCGCGGGCACCCTCCCCGTCACCGCCTGGGTCGACAACGACCACGAGGCGGCCGTCCTCGACCTGCTCGACCACCTCGCCGACGCGGGCGCCCGCCGGATCGGCCTGCTCACCGGCACCACCACCGACACCTACACCCGCCTCTCCACCTCCGCGTACCTGAGCTGGTGCGAGCGGGTCGGCCAGGACCCCGTCTACGAGTCCTACCCGGCCCACGACCCGTGCGCGGGGGCCGTCGCCGCCGACCGGCTCCTCGCCCGCCCCGACCGCCCGGACGCCGTCTACGGCCTCTTCGACCCCAACGGCACCGATCTGCTCGCCGCCGCCCGGCGGTACGGGCTGCGGGTCCCCGAGGACCTGCTGCTGGTGTGTTGCAGCGAGTCCACCGTGTACGCCACGACGGAACCGCCCATCACGACCCTCTCGCTCAAACCGCGCCGGATCGGCACGGCCGTCATCCAGCTCCTCATCGACGCCATCGAAGGGATCAACACCGGCGCGCCGATCGAGCAGGTGATACCGACCGAGCTGGTCGTCAGGACCTCGTCCCAGCGCCGCCCGCCCCGCACCACGGTCAGCGCTCCCCGATCCCCCGCGGGGGACTGA
- the hisC gene encoding histidinol-phosphate transaminase: MGGGTGPRLRAELDGIPTYKPGKPAAAGGPAAFKLSSNENPYPPLPGVMERVIATAGIFHRYPDLSCAGLTEELAGRFDVPLEHVATGTGSVGVAQQLVQATAGPGDEVIYAWRSFEAYPIITQISGAASVKVPLTGAEAHDLDAMADAVTDRTRLIFVCNPNNPTGTVVRRAELERFLDRVPGDVLVVLDEAYREFIRDAEVPDGVDLYRERPNVAVLRTFSKAYGLAGLRVGFAIAHEPVAAALRKTAVPFGVSQIAQDAAVASLRAETQLLERVEALVTERTRVAGRLAGQGWTVPETQANFVWLRLGERTLEFAAACEAAGVMVRPFAGEGVRVTIGETEANDLFLQAAEKFREEL, encoded by the coding sequence GTGGGCGGCGGTACGGGGCCCAGGCTCCGTGCCGAGCTGGACGGCATCCCGACGTACAAGCCGGGCAAGCCCGCCGCGGCAGGGGGCCCCGCCGCGTTCAAGCTGTCCTCCAACGAGAACCCGTACCCGCCGCTGCCCGGCGTGATGGAGCGGGTGATCGCCACCGCCGGGATCTTCCACCGCTACCCCGACCTGTCGTGCGCCGGCCTGACTGAGGAGCTGGCCGGCCGCTTCGACGTGCCCCTGGAGCACGTGGCGACGGGCACGGGCTCGGTGGGGGTGGCCCAGCAGCTGGTCCAGGCCACCGCCGGCCCCGGTGACGAGGTCATCTACGCCTGGCGCTCCTTCGAGGCGTACCCGATCATCACCCAGATCTCGGGTGCGGCCTCGGTGAAGGTGCCGCTGACCGGTGCCGAGGCGCACGATCTGGACGCGATGGCCGACGCGGTCACCGACCGGACGCGGCTGATCTTCGTCTGCAACCCCAACAACCCGACCGGCACGGTGGTGCGCAGGGCCGAACTGGAACGGTTCCTCGACCGGGTGCCCGGTGACGTCCTGGTGGTGCTGGACGAGGCGTACCGCGAGTTCATCCGCGACGCCGAGGTGCCCGACGGGGTGGACCTGTACCGCGAGCGCCCGAACGTGGCCGTGCTGCGCACCTTCTCCAAGGCGTACGGGCTGGCCGGTCTGCGGGTCGGTTTCGCGATAGCTCATGAGCCGGTGGCGGCCGCGCTGCGCAAGACCGCCGTGCCCTTCGGGGTGAGCCAGATCGCCCAGGACGCGGCGGTGGCCTCGCTGCGCGCCGAGACCCAGCTGCTGGAGCGGGTCGAGGCGCTGGTCACCGAGCGGACCCGGGTGGCCGGCAGGCTGGCGGGACAGGGCTGGACGGTGCCCGAGACCCAGGCGAACTTCGTCTGGCTGCGGCTCGGCGAGCGCACGCTCGAGTTCGCGGCGGCCTGTGAGGCGGCCGGGGTGATGGTCCGCCCCTTCGCGGGCGAGGGCGTACGGGTCACGATCGGTGAGACCGAGGCCAACGATCTCTTCCTCCAGGCGGCTGAGAAGTTCCGCGAGGAGCTGTGA
- a CDS encoding cytochrome ubiquinol oxidase subunit I gives MELALAPETLARWQFGITTVYHFLFVPLTISLAALTAGLQTAWVRTENPKYLTATKFWGKLFLINIAMGVVTGIVQEFQFGMNWSDYSRFVGDVFGAPLAFEALIAFFFESTFIGLWIFGWDKLPKKIHLACIWMVSIGTILSAYFILAANSWMQHPVGYRINKKSGRAELTDFWAVLTQNTALTQFFHTMTAAFLVGGAFMVGIAAFHLSRKKHIPVMRTSLRLGLVTVVLAGMLTAVSGDTLGKVMFKQQPMKMAAAEALWDGQAPAPFSVFAYGDVQKGHNTVELEIPGLLSFLANDNFSSYVPGINDVNKAEQEKYGPGDYRPNIPVAYWGFRWMIGFGMASFSLGLLGLWLTRRKFLLPQRLRTGEDEVPHLVLFRNKALSPKLTRWYWLTALWTLLFPLIANSWGWIFTETGRQPWVVYGVLRTSDAVSPHTSQTEVLISLITFTLLYAVLAVIEVRLLVKYVKAGPPELTDDDLDPPTRIGGDHTDADRPMAFSY, from the coding sequence GTGGAACTCGCTCTGGCGCCGGAGACCCTGGCGCGATGGCAATTCGGCATCACCACCGTCTACCACTTCCTCTTCGTCCCGCTGACGATCTCGCTCGCCGCGCTCACCGCCGGGCTACAGACCGCGTGGGTCCGCACGGAGAATCCGAAGTACCTCACGGCCACGAAGTTCTGGGGCAAGCTCTTCCTGATCAACATCGCGATGGGCGTCGTCACCGGCATCGTGCAGGAGTTCCAGTTCGGCATGAACTGGTCCGACTACTCGCGCTTCGTCGGTGACGTCTTCGGTGCCCCGCTCGCCTTCGAGGCACTGATCGCCTTCTTCTTCGAGTCCACCTTCATCGGACTGTGGATCTTCGGCTGGGACAAGCTGCCCAAGAAGATCCATCTGGCCTGTATATGGATGGTCTCGATCGGCACGATCCTCTCCGCGTACTTCATCCTCGCCGCGAACTCCTGGATGCAGCACCCGGTCGGCTACCGGATCAACAAGAAGTCGGGGCGCGCGGAACTCACCGACTTCTGGGCGGTGCTCACCCAGAACACCGCGCTCACCCAGTTCTTCCACACCATGACGGCCGCCTTCCTCGTCGGCGGCGCCTTCATGGTCGGCATCGCCGCCTTCCACCTCTCCCGCAAGAAGCACATCCCCGTCATGCGCACCTCCCTGCGCCTCGGGCTGGTCACCGTCGTCCTCGCCGGAATGCTGACCGCCGTCAGCGGCGACACGCTCGGCAAGGTCATGTTCAAGCAGCAGCCGATGAAGATGGCCGCCGCCGAGGCCCTCTGGGACGGGCAGGCGCCCGCGCCGTTCTCCGTGTTCGCCTACGGGGACGTCCAGAAGGGCCACAACACCGTCGAGCTGGAGATCCCAGGGCTGCTGTCCTTCCTCGCGAACGACAACTTCAGCTCGTACGTCCCGGGGATCAACGACGTCAACAAGGCCGAGCAGGAGAAGTACGGGCCCGGCGACTACCGGCCCAACATCCCCGTCGCCTACTGGGGCTTCCGCTGGATGATCGGCTTCGGCATGGCGTCCTTCAGCCTCGGACTGCTCGGGCTCTGGCTCACCCGCCGGAAGTTCCTGCTGCCCCAACGGCTGCGCACCGGCGAGGACGAGGTGCCCCATCTGGTGCTCTTCCGGAACAAGGCCCTCAGCCCGAAGCTCACCCGGTGGTACTGGCTCACCGCCCTGTGGACGCTCCTCTTCCCGCTGATAGCCAACTCCTGGGGCTGGATCTTCACCGAGACCGGACGCCAGCCCTGGGTGGTGTACGGCGTGCTGCGCACGTCCGACGCGGTCTCCCCCCACACGTCCCAGACCGAGGTGCTCATCTCGCTGATCACCTTCACCCTGCTGTACGCGGTCCTCGCGGTCATCGAGGTCAGACTGCTCGTCAAGTACGTCAAGGCAGGGCCACCGGAACTCACCGACGACGACCTCGACCCGCCCACCCGGATCGGCGGCGACCACACGGACGCCGACCGCCCGATGGCCTTCTCCTACTGA